The Methanoplanus sp. FWC-SCC4 genome has a window encoding:
- a CDS encoding DUF2073 domain-containing protein encodes MIQGVQIDLISAERLEKLTTLEKIRLILDEVMEGNVVVLERGLTPDEQSMLIETTMREITPDGFAGIEMETYSAGGSDSGKGGGFFGGLFGKKESTSGRLTVIGPANQMKTLKKDKDLISTWVSSR; translated from the coding sequence GTGATTCAGGGAGTACAAATTGATTTGATTTCCGCCGAGCGACTCGAGAAACTTACGACTCTGGAAAAAATCCGTCTGATTCTCGATGAGGTTATGGAAGGGAATGTCGTAGTTTTGGAAAGAGGCCTCACACCCGATGAACAGAGCATGTTAATCGAAACTACAATGCGCGAAATCACACCCGACGGTTTTGCAGGTATCGAAATGGAAACATACTCTGCCGGCGGAAGTGATTCAGGCAAAGGAGGGGGATTCTTTGGAGGACTCTTCGGCAAGAAGGAATCCACATCAGGACGTCTTACTGTTATAGGACCTGCCAACCAGATGAAAACATTAAAGAAAGACAAAGACCTTATCAGCACCTGGGTCTCATCAAGGTGA
- the lysS gene encoding lysine--tRNA ligase — protein sequence MQITGGNSSEKIHWADVCAANVNQDIPHRIATGITPSGPIHIGNMREVVTGDLVYKAMVKKGLDTELIYNADDFDPLRKVYPFLPQSYEQYIGRPICDIPCPCGKHANYAEHFLEPFLQALEELDVKPVVMRSSELYRSGKYTEQIKTVLENSEEIKEILERVSRRKLPDTWVPFYPICKKCKKISNAEILGHDPENHIVKYRCDCGYEGDCDYSKGEGKLVWRVDWPMRWAALDVTVEPFGKDHAAAGGSYDTGKEIVEKIFGGNAPYPVQYEWISLKGKGAMASSTGVAITITSMLEIVPPDVLRYLIARSKPEKAINFDPGMGLLTLIDEYAKVAENADSREYELSKISNLATDIPFRHLVTVVQIAKDDEAIFDVLERSGYNVENREAVLKRAQRAKIWVDKYAPEMVRFTVQKDMPKEFSFTEPELSAIKLLSENLSAVEEWNAENLHNAIYSAGNESEIGPKGLFTCIYISILGQKRGPRAGWFLEALGRDFVTKRISEAVNTGAQ from the coding sequence ATGCAAATAACAGGTGGAAACTCATCAGAGAAGATACACTGGGCGGATGTCTGCGCAGCAAACGTAAATCAGGACATCCCTCACAGGATTGCAACAGGGATTACCCCTTCAGGCCCAATTCATATAGGAAATATGCGTGAAGTGGTGACAGGTGACCTGGTCTACAAGGCAATGGTCAAAAAAGGCCTTGATACAGAGCTCATCTATAACGCAGATGACTTTGATCCTTTAAGAAAAGTCTACCCTTTCCTTCCACAAAGCTACGAACAATATATAGGAAGACCTATCTGTGACATTCCATGCCCCTGCGGCAAACATGCAAACTACGCAGAACATTTTCTTGAGCCGTTTTTACAGGCACTTGAAGAGCTGGATGTAAAACCTGTTGTCATGCGCTCAAGTGAACTTTACAGATCAGGAAAATATACAGAGCAGATAAAGACTGTTCTTGAAAATTCTGAAGAAATAAAAGAAATATTAGAGCGTGTATCCAGGAGAAAACTTCCGGACACATGGGTTCCATTCTACCCGATATGTAAAAAATGCAAAAAAATAAGCAATGCCGAAATTCTGGGTCATGACCCTGAAAATCATATCGTAAAATACAGGTGTGACTGCGGATATGAAGGGGATTGCGACTATTCAAAAGGGGAAGGAAAACTGGTATGGCGTGTGGACTGGCCGATGAGATGGGCAGCTCTGGACGTTACAGTCGAACCTTTTGGAAAGGATCATGCAGCAGCAGGAGGTTCATATGATACAGGAAAAGAGATCGTCGAGAAGATCTTTGGAGGAAATGCTCCTTATCCTGTACAGTATGAATGGATAAGTCTGAAGGGCAAAGGTGCAATGGCATCATCAACAGGAGTTGCAATTACAATAACCTCAATGCTGGAAATTGTTCCACCTGATGTTTTGAGATACCTCATTGCCAGAAGCAAACCAGAAAAGGCAATCAACTTTGATCCGGGGATGGGCCTTTTAACACTTATCGATGAATATGCAAAAGTTGCGGAAAATGCAGATTCACGTGAGTATGAACTCTCTAAAATCTCAAACCTCGCAACTGACATTCCGTTCCGTCACCTTGTAACAGTTGTCCAGATTGCAAAGGATGACGAGGCAATATTTGATGTGCTTGAAAGAAGCGGCTATAATGTTGAAAACAGGGAAGCGGTTTTAAAGAGGGCACAGCGTGCAAAGATCTGGGTTGACAAGTATGCACCTGAAATGGTCAGGTTCACAGTCCAAAAGGATATGCCTAAAGAGTTTTCCTTTACAGAACCGGAATTATCAGCAATTAAATTATTGTCTGAAAACCTCTCCGCAGTTGAAGAGTGGAATGCTGAAAATCTGCACAATGCAATATACAGTGCAGGAAATGAGTCTGAAATAGGTCCAAAGGGTCTTTTCACCTGTATATACATCTCAATCTTGGGACAAAAACGCGGACCACGTGCAGGCTGGTTCCTTGAGGCACTTGGACGCGATTTTGTTACAAAGAGAATCTCTGAAGCGGTGAACACCGGTGCTCAGTAA
- a CDS encoding Zn-ribbon domain-containing protein, translating to MPHKCTQCGREFKDGSTEILKGCPSCGGKKFLYVKKDDLHKDVLEEKSIDDLAKETKQEIVEIKSEKEEEDDEIEIYERIESIRVISPGSYELNIEKLASGDDMIMQMGTDDKYVVDILSMAKPKRRKK from the coding sequence ATGCCGCATAAATGCACACAGTGTGGACGCGAATTTAAAGATGGCTCAACAGAGATACTAAAAGGCTGCCCAAGCTGCGGCGGTAAAAAATTTCTCTATGTCAAAAAGGATGATCTCCACAAAGATGTACTTGAAGAAAAGAGTATAGACGATCTGGCAAAAGAAACAAAACAGGAAATAGTAGAGATCAAATCCGAAAAAGAAGAAGAAGACGATGAGATAGAAATATACGAAAGAATAGAAAGCATACGCGTCATCAGTCCGGGCTCATATGAGCTGAATATAGAAAAACTTGCAAGCGGCGACGATATGATCATGCAGATGGGTACAGATGACAAATATGTCGTTGATATTCTTTCAATGGCAAAACCAAAAAGAAGAAAAAAATAA
- a CDS encoding CBS domain-containing protein, translating to MYPLYRSKWNDFMHMDVKNNKSELMDIATHDVISVSPRKTIIGAVETMTKKGFRRLPVTDPGTHKIIGIVTAGDIINFMGGGEKFNLVSKKHNGNMISALNDSVREIMSTKAVTIRDNNKISEVIDTIVNKKCGGLPITSEEGILRGIVTERDILKVLCKNPNYLSVSDIMTKSPHVTSPDARICDVTKQMISNKFRRLPVVSDDVLFGIVTAMDIMNYLGDGDVFREMTTGDVSDVMSVPVRKLISGELYTTTPDESISRVAKEMIEKGVGAFPVINNSNLVGVVTEFDLVKALSKEQSQ from the coding sequence GTGTATCCTTTATACCGGTCAAAATGGAATGATTTCATGCATATGGATGTGAAAAACAACAAATCTGAACTGATGGATATCGCAACCCATGATGTTATCTCGGTTTCACCGAGGAAGACGATCATTGGTGCTGTTGAAACAATGACAAAGAAGGGATTTCGAAGACTTCCTGTAACTGATCCGGGCACTCATAAAATAATAGGGATTGTAACTGCCGGAGATATTATCAACTTCATGGGAGGCGGCGAAAAATTCAATCTTGTATCAAAAAAGCATAACGGGAACATGATCTCGGCACTTAATGACAGTGTCCGTGAAATCATGAGTACAAAGGCTGTCACAATCAGGGACAATAACAAAATTTCAGAGGTGATTGATACAATCGTTAACAAAAAATGCGGAGGGCTTCCAATTACATCTGAAGAGGGTATACTAAGAGGTATTGTTACTGAAAGGGATATCTTAAAAGTACTATGTAAAAATCCGAATTATCTCAGTGTATCTGACATAATGACAAAGTCCCCGCATGTGACGTCACCCGACGCCCGCATATGTGATGTAACAAAACAGATGATCTCAAACAAATTCAGGCGTCTTCCTGTTGTAAGTGATGACGTTTTGTTTGGGATAGTGACTGCAATGGACATCATGAATTATCTTGGGGACGGAGATGTATTCCGGGAAATGACCACGGGCGATGTTTCTGATGTAATGTCAGTCCCGGTTCGCAAACTGATAAGCGGAGAACTTTATACGACAACTCCGGATGAGAGTATAAGCCGGGTTGCAAAAGAGATGATCGAAAAAGGAGTCGGTGCATTTCCGGTTATCAATAATTCAAATCTTGTAGGTGTTGTAACAGAATTTGATCTGGTAAAGGCACTTTCAAAAGAGCAAAGTCAGTGA
- a CDS encoding CBS domain-containing protein: protein MSDNRINTGHFHLDVPIKEVMRYNPVTIGAEATVWKAAEKMCRNEVGSCIVLQNNMPKGIVTEEDLNCKVVAKNKKPDEVYVSEIMSTPLITIDSDKKIGDATHMMVKNKVRRLPVVENQRVIGLVTVRDILSVSNELNEIMADLIRVNHEYNDEGTGICDSCGKMSDKLTSMDGRFVCPDCYHGDDI, encoded by the coding sequence GTGAGCGATAACAGAATTAACACGGGCCACTTTCATCTCGACGTCCCCATAAAGGAGGTCATGAGGTACAACCCGGTAACAATCGGTGCGGAAGCAACTGTTTGGAAAGCTGCCGAGAAGATGTGCCGCAATGAAGTGGGAAGCTGTATTGTCCTGCAGAATAATATGCCAAAGGGCATAGTCACCGAGGAGGATCTGAACTGCAAAGTTGTTGCAAAAAATAAAAAACCTGATGAAGTTTATGTCAGTGAAATTATGAGCACTCCTCTCATAACTATTGACTCTGATAAGAAGATAGGTGATGCAACTCATATGATGGTAAAGAATAAAGTGAGAAGGCTTCCTGTGGTTGAGAACCAGAGGGTTATAGGACTTGTCACTGTCAGGGACATTCTTTCCGTCTCAAATGAGTTAAATGAAATCATGGCAGACCTGATTCGTGTAAATCATGAATATAATGATGAAGGAACAGGGATTTGTGATTCGTGTGGCAAAATGTCAGACAAACTCACCTCAATGGATGGAAGATTTGTCTGTCCTGACTGCTATCACGGTGATGACATTTAA
- a CDS encoding Era-like GTP-binding protein, with protein sequence MSFLDRTRQRFAKLISGLFKKKQMRIGIYGPPNAGKTTLSNRIVRDWTGDAVGPVSEIPHETRRARRKEGVTISDEKGSAVTIDIVDTPGVTTKIDYKEFLEYGMEQEEAIVRAREATEGVAEAMHWLREDIDGVIYMLDSTQDPFIQVNIMLVGIIESRDLPVIIVANKNDLPDASSARIKSAFPQHPVISISGLEGNNVEELYQKMIEYFG encoded by the coding sequence ATGAGTTTCCTTGACAGGACAAGACAAAGATTTGCAAAATTAATTAGCGGGCTTTTTAAGAAAAAACAGATGAGAATCGGTATTTACGGTCCGCCAAATGCCGGCAAAACCACTCTTTCAAACCGTATTGTAAGAGACTGGACGGGGGACGCGGTAGGTCCGGTCAGTGAAATTCCACACGAAACACGCCGTGCACGCCGAAAAGAGGGCGTAACAATTTCAGACGAGAAAGGAAGTGCTGTAACAATAGATATTGTTGACACACCAGGTGTAACAACAAAAATAGACTACAAGGAATTCCTCGAATACGGAATGGAACAGGAAGAAGCCATTGTAAGAGCACGTGAGGCTACTGAAGGGGTTGCAGAAGCCATGCACTGGTTAAGGGAAGACATTGACGGTGTAATCTATATGCTTGATTCAACACAGGATCCCTTCATTCAGGTAAACATAATGCTTGTCGGCATTATCGAAAGCCGTGATCTTCCTGTAATTATTGTTGCAAACAAAAATGATCTTCCTGATGCATCATCAGCAAGGATTAAAAGCGCCTTCCCACAGCATCCGGTTATTTCAATCTCCGGTCTTGAAGGAAACAACGTGGAAGAACTCTATCAGAAGATGATAGAATACTTTGGGTGA
- a CDS encoding CBS domain-containing protein gives MAEKLLVKDVMSKPVTIAKSSPITEALDKMLDEGLDPLVVTNNGGVVGTISRKSIADILGSKKTSAVSPTKIHVANQMDENFTSVYPDQEAEVLVPLLQEYKVVAVFDDEHNLVGKVDANDLLASVYPDSSVENLMQVPHTINSGERVVHLRRRMIDEGVMKFVVTGEDGIEGVVTETDIASSMREFRESGEGKRQEYRVRNLLVSDIMTSPAMTVNSEMELKSVIDLIVNKKISSLPVVKDGKLAGIIFKDALVMAL, from the coding sequence ATGGCTGAAAAATTACTTGTAAAAGATGTCATGTCAAAGCCTGTAACTATCGCAAAATCCAGTCCGATTACAGAGGCACTGGATAAAATGCTGGACGAAGGTCTGGATCCCCTTGTTGTTACAAACAACGGAGGTGTAGTTGGTACAATTTCCCGTAAATCCATTGCGGATATTCTCGGAAGCAAAAAGACCTCTGCGGTTTCTCCAACAAAGATTCATGTTGCCAATCAGATGGATGAGAATTTTACATCCGTATATCCTGATCAGGAGGCTGAAGTACTGGTTCCTCTCCTGCAGGAATACAAGGTTGTGGCCGTGTTTGACGATGAGCACAATCTTGTAGGTAAAGTGGATGCAAATGATTTGCTCGCCTCAGTGTATCCTGATTCATCGGTTGAAAATCTGATGCAGGTTCCACACACAATAAACTCCGGTGAGAGGGTTGTACACCTCCGCCGCAGGATGATTGATGAGGGAGTAATGAAATTTGTAGTGACCGGAGAAGATGGCATTGAAGGAGTTGTAACCGAAACAGATATTGCAAGTTCAATGCGTGAATTCCGTGAGTCCGGAGAAGGCAAACGTCAGGAGTATCGTGTCAGAAATCTGCTTGTGAGTGATATTATGACATCTCCTGCAATGACAGTTAATTCTGAAATGGAATTGAAATCTGTGATTGATTTGATTGTCAACAAAAAAATAAGCTCTTTGCCTGTTGTTAAAGACGGAAAGC
- a CDS encoding type IV pilin N-terminal domain-containing protein, whose translation MTGFESFIKNEEGVSEIVGAIVLISLAVAGVAIISVILFSGTPPQPVPKVDILSGFGSTPGKFYIYHNGGDELKIGSFSILVDSGSGYEDKTADFVLEGGGDVWQSGGSLYYDYGASPRPLSVNLVFTGYGTETLLTSSSVYYNKTGEYSPSDTGTGDIIVPADTFSTPVEIIDTDELNAELESRLGEAVLVTEINQSFIPDRVHAVIYNYEDLGAGNRNAYAREMSLNTTLGSNVYEVMVDELNLILSASDLPTSISVTVIAYNATEGSFSNTALVEVKRNN comes from the coding sequence ATAACGGGATTTGAAAGTTTCATAAAAAATGAAGAAGGTGTATCTGAGATTGTTGGTGCGATAGTCCTGATATCCCTTGCAGTTGCCGGTGTTGCGATAATTTCAGTAATTCTGTTTTCAGGCACACCCCCACAGCCGGTTCCAAAAGTGGACATACTATCAGGGTTTGGCAGCACTCCCGGCAAATTCTACATTTATCATAATGGCGGAGATGAACTTAAGATAGGTTCTTTTAGTATTCTGGTCGATTCCGGTTCCGGCTATGAGGATAAAACCGCAGATTTTGTTCTGGAGGGCGGTGGTGATGTATGGCAGTCAGGCGGTTCCCTTTATTATGACTACGGGGCTTCCCCACGTCCTCTGAGTGTTAATTTAGTATTTACAGGATATGGGACAGAAACGCTCCTGACATCATCTTCGGTATATTACAATAAGACAGGGGAATATTCACCTTCTGATACAGGTACCGGAGACATAATAGTTCCTGCTGATACATTTTCAACACCTGTTGAAATTATTGATACTGATGAATTAAATGCTGAACTTGAATCAAGACTTGGTGAGGCGGTACTTGTGACTGAGATAAATCAGTCATTTATCCCAGACCGGGTTCATGCGGTAATATATAATTATGAGGATCTGGGCGCCGGAAACCGTAATGCGTATGCCAGGGAGATGTCACTTAACACAACACTCGGGTCAAATGTCTATGAGGTCATGGTTGATGAACTGAATTTAATACTGAGTGCAAGTGATCTTCCGACGAGCATTTCGGTAACTGTAATTGCCTACAACGCAACAGAAGGATCTTTTTCCAATACTGCTCTTGTAGAGGTTAAAAGAAATAATTAA
- a CDS encoding PKD domain-containing protein, producing the protein MEKETAGISEVVGVILLIGVFAAVIGVIGITYFFDYQSDDAPAVNLRSEVITENGQDYFVLSHEGGDPLLRDRTKIILDGVDKTSEFKRISGDDWDQLENSESIRIPLTSVPDSIVVLNTQNREEPAILYLLGENTSAVIPTIKPYPTQTPSSVIPPVANFSGSSLSGGAPLDVSFTDLSSGPVDSWLWDFGDGNSSTLQNPDHTYTTFGIFTVSLRVSTPDGLFDTETKTSYITVLPSLSCTAEGLKGYYYSNVKFSGTPVERTDKRIYFADETALSYGYSNSDMNNWPVPVINQNDYFGVIYEGYVVIDDEDDYTFYLTSDDGSYLWIDNTKDTDTPVIDNWGQHPPNTKSSTVHLTQGNHRVKIKMYEQTGAAVLRLEWSSSKFERKITESFCQEDCCLGPEADFISDLNTGNAPLTVSFTDISAGSPASWYWDFGDGSTSTEQNPVHTYVSSGLFDVSLRVENSYGFGIENKTGYINVLSSLPCGDSGIKGYYYPTSDFTGTAVERVDSRLRFADSASVGIGYESDISNWPVPLVGKDNKFSVIYEGYLFIEQEDDYTFYLTSDDGSKLWIDDVTDGDTPLIDNWGLHPAKEISGTIHLMRGTHPVRVKMYENNGYALLHLEWSSGSFERRFVDSFCQEDCCSKKDFTLNTARDAYFNSGGSLAFKVDSLYSFITIGGVRHDISQGSDVRIVLNSDQWVPVEINSGAVNQFGASDADVYIDGSLAGFGRIGTVYVGNAVDTISTLDLVVPYSREIPSYFEYDGEVLMNWWPVDSSEVRLFNVAPDSTGLLRVDPMIYAKASAESYEIISYVPKPPVADFTYSQNSGNAPLFVQFTDTSTNDPENWEWNFGDGKTHSSQNPGHTYSFPGTYTVSLTASNGEGRSTETKENLITVDFTGPLTDIVLSTFNKKTGTLGQGGYLELVSSGDLSYVRVGGSDYTLADGDVVRFENPSDVINGRISLSGGSVYGSDLDMAFNVYKNGVYLGTGYPGGLIFYDEVRSTLVVTVSNRRGYMALAADGFTISDGKTTSGVHLYGLMPDDLGNMDLAMDSRHGVDYTGFVYDYDITY; encoded by the coding sequence ATGGAAAAGGAAACTGCGGGCATTTCTGAAGTTGTCGGAGTGATACTGCTCATTGGTGTTTTTGCGGCAGTAATAGGCGTTATTGGGATTACATATTTTTTTGATTACCAGTCTGATGATGCCCCTGCTGTTAATTTGCGATCTGAGGTAATAACGGAGAACGGCCAAGATTATTTTGTACTATCACATGAAGGCGGTGATCCGTTATTAAGGGACAGGACAAAAATAATTTTAGATGGTGTCGATAAAACTTCGGAATTTAAAAGAATATCCGGTGATGACTGGGATCAGCTTGAAAACAGTGAATCTATTCGAATTCCGTTAACTTCTGTTCCTGACAGTATAGTTGTTTTAAATACACAAAATCGCGAAGAGCCGGCAATTCTCTATTTGCTTGGAGAAAATACAAGTGCTGTAATTCCTACCATAAAGCCTTATCCTACACAGACTCCTTCATCAGTAATACCGCCTGTTGCAAATTTCTCCGGTAGTTCTTTATCCGGAGGTGCCCCGCTGGATGTTTCCTTCACCGACCTGTCTTCAGGCCCTGTTGACAGCTGGTTATGGGACTTTGGTGACGGGAACAGTTCAACGCTTCAAAATCCGGATCACACTTACACCACATTTGGCATATTCACTGTGAGTCTGAGAGTATCTACCCCTGACGGACTCTTTGATACAGAAACAAAGACTTCATACATTACAGTCCTGCCTTCACTGTCCTGCACTGCGGAAGGTCTGAAAGGTTACTACTATTCAAATGTCAAATTTAGCGGTACACCTGTTGAGAGGACGGATAAAAGGATTTATTTTGCGGATGAGACTGCATTAAGTTACGGATACTCAAACTCCGACATGAACAACTGGCCTGTTCCTGTCATTAATCAGAATGACTACTTCGGAGTAATTTACGAAGGCTATGTTGTAATAGACGATGAGGATGACTATACATTTTATCTGACTTCTGATGATGGTTCATATTTGTGGATAGACAATACGAAAGATACCGATACTCCGGTAATTGACAACTGGGGGCAGCATCCACCAAATACAAAGTCTTCAACAGTTCATCTCACGCAGGGGAATCACCGGGTAAAAATAAAGATGTATGAGCAGACGGGTGCTGCCGTATTAAGACTTGAATGGTCTTCCTCAAAATTTGAAAGAAAAATAACTGAGTCATTCTGTCAGGAGGACTGCTGTTTGGGACCTGAAGCGGATTTCATATCTGATCTAAACACGGGAAATGCTCCATTAACTGTCAGTTTCACCGATATTTCAGCGGGTTCACCGGCATCGTGGTACTGGGACTTTGGTGACGGCAGTACTTCAACAGAACAAAATCCCGTTCATACATATGTCAGTTCAGGACTTTTTGATGTCAGTTTAAGGGTTGAAAACAGCTATGGTTTTGGTATTGAAAATAAGACCGGTTACATAAATGTCCTTTCTTCTCTCCCATGTGGTGATTCCGGAATAAAAGGCTACTACTATCCGACAAGTGATTTCACAGGAACAGCTGTTGAAAGGGTTGATTCAAGACTCCGGTTTGCCGACAGTGCGTCTGTTGGTATCGGATATGAAAGTGATATTTCAAACTGGCCGGTTCCCCTCGTAGGTAAGGATAATAAGTTCAGTGTTATTTATGAAGGGTACCTCTTCATAGAACAGGAGGATGATTACACATTTTACCTGACTTCTGATGACGGCTCAAAACTCTGGATTGATGATGTCACCGATGGTGATACACCTCTGATTGACAACTGGGGTCTTCACCCGGCAAAGGAAATTTCAGGGACAATACATCTGATGCGGGGAACCCATCCTGTAAGGGTGAAGATGTATGAGAATAACGGATATGCCTTATTGCATCTTGAATGGTCTTCGGGCAGTTTTGAGAGAAGATTTGTCGATTCTTTCTGCCAGGAGGACTGCTGTTCAAAGAAGGATTTCACATTAAACACCGCAAGGGACGCTTACTTCAATTCCGGAGGAAGTCTGGCCTTTAAGGTTGACTCTTTGTATTCTTTTATCACAATCGGCGGAGTCCGTCATGATATAAGTCAGGGATCTGATGTAAGAATAGTCCTCAATAGTGACCAGTGGGTGCCTGTTGAGATAAACTCCGGTGCTGTAAATCAGTTTGGGGCATCTGATGCAGATGTGTATATTGACGGTTCACTGGCGGGTTTTGGCAGAATTGGAACAGTATATGTAGGAAATGCTGTTGACACAATCTCCACACTTGACCTCGTAGTTCCTTACAGCCGTGAAATTCCCTCATACTTTGAATATGACGGTGAGGTTTTGATGAACTGGTGGCCGGTTGATTCATCTGAAGTCAGACTGTTTAATGTGGCTCCTGACAGCACGGGACTATTAAGGGTAGATCCGATGATATATGCAAAGGCTTCAGCAGAAAGCTACGAGATTATTTCATATGTCCCGAAGCCTCCTGTTGCGGACTTTACTTATAGTCAAAATTCCGGAAATGCACCATTATTTGTTCAGTTTACCGACACTTCCACAAATGATCCTGAAAACTGGGAGTGGAATTTTGGAGACGGAAAAACACATTCTTCACAAAATCCGGGGCACACATACAGTTTCCCCGGTACATACACGGTTTCGCTGACAGCCTCAAATGGTGAAGGCAGGTCAACCGAGACAAAGGAGAATTTAATAACTGTAGATTTCACCGGTCCTCTTACGGATATAGTTCTTTCAACCTTTAACAAAAAAACGGGAACACTTGGCCAGGGAGGTTATCTTGAACTGGTATCTTCAGGTGACCTTTCATATGTCAGAGTAGGGGGTAGTGATTACACACTTGCTGACGGTGATGTTGTACGGTTTGAAAACCCGTCTGACGTTATAAATGGCCGGATATCACTATCAGGCGGCTCTGTTTACGGCAGTGATCTGGATATGGCCTTTAATGTATACAAAAACGGCGTTTATCTTGGCACTGGATATCCGGGCGGCCTTATATTCTATGATGAAGTAAGATCAACTCTGGTCGTCACAGTTTCAAATCGCAGAGGCTATATGGCACTTGCTGCAGACGGCTTTACCATATCTGACGGGAAGACTACATCAGGTGTGCATCTGTACGGACTCATGCCTGATGATTTAGGAAACATGGATCTTGCCATGGATTCAAGGCATGGTGTTGATTATACAGGTTTTGTTTACGATTACGATATAACGTATTAG